One window of Candidatus Ozemobacteraceae bacterium genomic DNA carries:
- a CDS encoding SOS response-associated peptidase, whose product MCGRFSLIATWQSLLDAMKAEPLVQYTARYNIAPSQPVLLLRRNASTGSREFAHALWGFLPSWAGEKPVKPLINARSETAATKPAFRTAFRRRRCLVPATGFYEWKAEAGKRNPWYFRMRDGGLFAFAGLWETSVSPDGGEFDTCTILTTSPNELVAAVHDRMPCILPPESWPAWLGTGEEPVGAGEIAAIQSLLGPFPAGPMIGTRVSAAVNSATAEGPGCIAPPGPKTPPLPL is encoded by the coding sequence GTGTGCGGGCGGTTCAGCCTCATCGCGACCTGGCAGTCCCTGCTGGATGCGATGAAGGCCGAACCGCTCGTGCAATATACGGCAAGATATAATATTGCCCCATCTCAACCCGTTCTTCTGCTTCGACGGAATGCATCGACCGGTTCCCGCGAGTTCGCTCACGCCCTGTGGGGCTTCCTCCCTTCCTGGGCTGGGGAGAAACCCGTAAAACCGCTGATCAACGCCCGTTCGGAAACGGCTGCGACGAAGCCGGCGTTCCGCACGGCATTCCGGCGCCGGCGCTGTCTCGTTCCCGCCACCGGCTTTTACGAATGGAAAGCCGAGGCCGGAAAACGAAACCCCTGGTATTTTCGGATGCGCGATGGCGGACTGTTCGCTTTCGCAGGCCTGTGGGAAACGTCGGTTTCGCCCGACGGGGGAGAATTCGACACTTGCACGATCCTGACGACCTCCCCGAACGAGCTCGTCGCGGCCGTCCATGACCGCATGCCGTGCATTCTTCCGCCGGAATCCTGGCCCGCGTGGCTCGGAACCGGCGAAGAGCCGGTCGGAGCGGGGGAAATCGCTGCGATTCAGAGCCTGCTCGGCCCATTTCCAGCAGGACCGATGATCGGAACGAGAGTCTCCGCCGCCGTGAACTCGGCAACCGCGGAAGGCCCCGGCTGCATCGCCCCGCCCGGCCCGAAAACCCCGCCGTTGCCCC